In Horticoccus luteus, the following proteins share a genomic window:
- a CDS encoding DUF2153 domain-containing protein has translation MKTRDHALIKLINLFVLYIILVGLLMANCWGAQENDTNRYHALVRDKKFDEALIFVSGILHDESADRSTWLRREGYVLALQGQLAPAVTALQEAFSVNHDIEGVPALVWALIATGRAVEVDDLLKEIKSYDRDTRKILLAYCLVRADRAKILFEQIVSNMTKEELMESPELMRLIALWRLKIEHKSEYKELICRDDSASNNIEMYGTEKAIRVYNVDGVGEVTVVAWFAAGVDGETVTFDLTIRM, from the coding sequence ATGAAGACGAGAGACCATGCTCTGATCAAATTGATCAATTTGTTTGTTCTTTATATAATATTGGTGGGGCTCTTAATGGCGAATTGCTGGGGCGCGCAAGAAAATGACACAAATCGATATCACGCATTGGTTAGGGATAAGAAATTCGACGAGGCATTGATATTCGTGTCCGGCATATTGCATGATGAATCCGCGGATAGATCAACGTGGTTGAGGCGTGAAGGTTACGTCTTAGCTTTGCAAGGACAGCTAGCTCCTGCGGTTACCGCCCTCCAGGAAGCGTTCTCGGTAAATCACGATATAGAAGGCGTTCCGGCATTGGTCTGGGCTCTGATCGCCACGGGTCGAGCGGTGGAAGTGGACGATCTACTGAAGGAGATAAAGTCGTATGATCGTGATACGCGTAAAATTTTGCTGGCTTATTGTTTAGTAAGGGCTGATCGGGCGAAAATCCTTTTTGAGCAAATTGTGAGCAATATGACGAAAGAGGAGCTGATGGAATCTCCAGAGTTAATGCGGCTAATCGCACTATGGAGGTTAAAAATAGAGCACAAAAGCGAGTACAAGGAATTAATCTGCCGGGATGACAGTGCCAGTAATAATATAGAAATGTATGGTACCGAAAAGGCAATACGCGTGTATAATGTTGATGGGGTTGGTGAAGTGACCGTGGTTGCTTGGTTTGCGGCGGGGGTTGATGGAGAAACGGTCACGTTTGATTTAACGATACGGATGTGA
- a CDS encoding amidase family protein has protein sequence MTFDDWRALSPANAAQTVLRRIRERLSPAQQRAVFRFVPTATALTHAFASADRSLPLGGVPFAIKDLFDLAGVPTFAGSTFLPDVRPTPPADGAFVTALRQAGAVPAGKTQMHEFAYGITGENAHFGDCERPGFPGRVSGGSSSGSAAAVAAGIVPLALASDTGGSVRLPAAFCGLWGIRCAPREPWIADAVPLSPTFDAAGWFTATAADMRTSLRALIGLASPQREPRGCFVVPAGLDPDVAAACLAAAERLATPADADTASAAFAAFAPTAQAYGVITGTDAWRYHSVWADRYRERYDPSVWHRLTFARRLTADQQRQAADILGRTRAFWSGFFAAWDFLVLPASPCAALLKSDCTQANRERILALTAPASLAGLPVLTVPVQLPSGLSTGLQIIVPAINSPSIAWILPD, from the coding sequence ATGACCTTCGACGATTGGCGCGCCCTCTCTCCGGCGAACGCCGCCCAAACCGTCCTCCGCCGCATCCGCGAACGCCTCTCCCCGGCTCAGCAGCGCGCCGTCTTCAGGTTCGTCCCCACCGCGACCGCGCTCACCCACGCGTTCGCCTCCGCCGACCGCTCGCTGCCTCTCGGCGGCGTCCCGTTCGCCATCAAGGATCTTTTCGATCTCGCCGGCGTGCCCACCTTCGCCGGCTCCACGTTTCTGCCGGACGTACGACCCACGCCCCCCGCCGATGGCGCCTTTGTCACTGCCCTCCGCCAAGCCGGCGCGGTGCCGGCGGGAAAAACCCAGATGCACGAATTCGCCTACGGCATCACCGGCGAGAACGCGCATTTCGGCGACTGCGAACGCCCCGGATTTCCCGGGCGCGTTTCCGGCGGTTCGAGCAGCGGTTCCGCCGCCGCCGTCGCCGCCGGCATCGTGCCGCTCGCCCTCGCCAGCGACACCGGCGGCAGCGTGCGCCTGCCCGCGGCGTTCTGCGGGCTGTGGGGCATCCGCTGCGCGCCGCGCGAACCGTGGATCGCCGACGCCGTGCCGCTCTCGCCCACCTTCGATGCCGCCGGCTGGTTCACCGCGACCGCCGCCGATATGCGCACCAGTCTCCGCGCCTTGATCGGCCTCGCCTCCCCCCAGCGCGAACCCCGCGGCTGTTTCGTCGTGCCTGCGGGTCTCGATCCTGACGTCGCCGCAGCCTGCCTCGCCGCCGCTGAGCGCCTCGCGACTCCCGCCGATGCCGACACGGCATCCGCCGCCTTCGCCGCCTTCGCCCCGACGGCCCAAGCCTACGGCGTAATCACGGGCACCGACGCCTGGCGTTATCATTCCGTCTGGGCCGATCGCTACCGCGAGCGCTACGATCCATCGGTCTGGCATCGCCTCACATTCGCCCGCCGCCTCACCGCCGACCAACAACGCCAGGCAGCCGACATTCTAGGGCGCACCCGGGCTTTCTGGTCCGGCTTTTTTGCCGCTTGGGACTTTCTTGTTCTCCCCGCTTCACCCTGTGCCGCGTTGCTGAAGTCAGACTGCACTCAAGCCAATCGCGAACGCATCCTCGCCCTGACCGCCCCGGCCAGCCTCGCCGGTCTCCCGGTCCTCACGGTCCCGGTCCAGCTTCCATCTGGTCTCTCCACCGGCCTGCAAATCATTGTCCCCGCCATCAACAGTCCCTCAATCGCCTGGATTCTACCCGATTAA
- a CDS encoding RidA family protein: MNPEAKIAELGLTLPPPPAAAGSYVPTVRTGNLLYCAGTICALNGQMTHMGQVGGGEQTVATAQKAAEVCVLNTLANIKAAVGSLDQVARIVFVSGFVNAVDGFSDSSAVINGASDLLVKIFGEAGKHARAAVAVNGLPRGSTVEVQIVAELKG; the protein is encoded by the coding sequence ATGAATCCCGAAGCGAAAATAGCTGAACTTGGGTTGACTCTTCCGCCGCCGCCGGCCGCCGCTGGCAGCTACGTGCCGACCGTGCGAACGGGCAATCTGTTGTATTGTGCGGGGACGATTTGCGCGTTGAACGGGCAGATGACGCACATGGGTCAGGTGGGCGGTGGCGAGCAGACGGTCGCGACCGCGCAGAAGGCGGCGGAAGTCTGCGTGCTCAATACGCTGGCGAATATCAAGGCGGCGGTGGGTTCGCTGGACCAAGTGGCGCGCATCGTATTTGTGAGCGGATTCGTGAATGCGGTGGATGGGTTCAGCGACAGTTCGGCGGTGATCAACGGGGCGAGCGATTTGCTGGTGAAAATTTTTGGCGAAGCGGGCAAGCACGCACGGGCGGCGGTGGCGGTAAACGGCCTGCCGCGCGGCTCCACGGTGGAGG